In the genome of Limnothrix sp. FACHB-406, one region contains:
- a CDS encoding phosphoribosylanthranilate isomerase: MLVKICGLKDPDQAVAIARLGAWAIGLIAVPASPRYVSPAQMRLVSDRLVAAGCAVERVGIFANTDLDTIAATVTTGNLTIVQLHGDESPEFCEAVRSRLPHQTLWKALRVRSAETLDLAESYATAVDALLLDAYRPEALGGTGHTLDWQRLQAWRSPLPWFLAGGITPDNVLQAIDTLAMAAPIGIDLSSGVERGPADKDMEQVARLFRVLRQRLPLAAPVTDRPLES, encoded by the coding sequence CCAAGCGGTGGCGATCGCCCGTTTAGGTGCTTGGGCGATCGGGTTGATTGCTGTGCCCGCTTCGCCGCGCTATGTCAGTCCGGCGCAAATGCGCTTGGTAAGCGATCGGCTGGTGGCGGCGGGCTGTGCAGTGGAGCGGGTGGGCATCTTTGCGAACACGGATCTAGACACGATCGCCGCAACCGTGACCACAGGCAACCTGACGATCGTGCAACTGCATGGGGATGAGTCCCCGGAGTTTTGTGAAGCGGTGCGATCGCGCTTGCCCCATCAAACCCTTTGGAAAGCGCTGCGGGTGCGATCGGCGGAAACCCTTGATTTAGCAGAATCCTACGCAACGGCGGTGGATGCTCTGTTGTTGGATGCTTACCGGCCTGAGGCCTTGGGCGGCACGGGCCACACCCTCGATTGGCAGCGGTTACAAGCTTGGCGATCGCCCCTGCCTTGGTTTTTGGCGGGTGGCATTACCCCCGATAACGTGCTCCAGGCGATCGACACCCTGGCCATGGCTGCCCCGATCGGGATTGATCTGTCGAGCGGGGTGGAGCGGGGGCCCGCTGATAAAGACATGGAGCAGGTGGCTCGGTTGTTTCGGGTGTTGCGCCAACGGTTGCCCTTGGCCGCGCCGGTCACCGATCGCCCCTTGGAGTCTTAA